A genomic region of Desulfosarcina ovata subsp. ovata contains the following coding sequences:
- a CDS encoding sigma-70 family RNA polymerase sigma factor, which yields MNKLFSGICKKCSHRATCETPCEPVRLYVNEIGDTFEPISKDENGREIHILKPSYKQTHLSTYLTERPEHVLDELATESESPFIGVDYRNKQTGVFIDRFFRGWTYDELAEKYDCTPNVAHSHYCKAVAKLRRGIDFLDSQQRALMAAENIKTAIPKGLKWAIMHTVLGIGRRLIADLEGVRVGSVDQTIRRNLDRLAAGEIELFNFSDEEREDAKKRVKKFREYTSARQKITHSKKKKSKAA from the coding sequence ATGAACAAACTGTTTTCCGGCATATGCAAAAAGTGCAGTCATCGCGCAACATGTGAAACCCCATGCGAACCGGTGCGTCTTTATGTGAACGAAATCGGCGACACTTTCGAACCGATTTCCAAGGACGAGAACGGCCGGGAGATTCACATATTAAAGCCGTCATATAAACAGACACACCTATCGACATATTTGACCGAACGGCCCGAACATGTGCTCGATGAGCTGGCCACCGAAAGCGAGAGTCCGTTCATTGGTGTGGATTATCGCAACAAACAGACGGGAGTTTTTATCGATAGGTTTTTTAGGGGCTGGACTTATGACGAATTGGCGGAAAAATATGATTGCACGCCGAATGTTGCACATAGTCACTATTGCAAAGCCGTAGCAAAATTGCGTCGTGGCATTGATTTTCTGGACTCGCAACAGCGGGCGCTGATGGCAGCCGAAAACATCAAGACGGCAATCCCCAAAGGTTTGAAGTGGGCGATCATGCACACAGTGCTGGGCATTGGCCGCCGACTGATCGCAGATCTTGAAGGCGTGAGAGTTGGATCCGTCGACCAGACCATCCGGCGGAATCTCGACCGCCTGGCAGCCGGCGAGATCGAACTATTTAATTTCTCCGACGAAGAACGGGAAGATGCAAAAAAACGTGTGAAAAAGTTCCGGGAATACACCAGTGCGCGCCAAAAAATCACCCACAGTAAGAAAAAGAAATCCAAAGCCGCCTGA
- the thrH gene encoding bifunctional phosphoserine phosphatase/homoserine phosphotransferase ThrH: MHIICSDLEGVFIPEIWINVAERTGIEELRLTTRDISDYDVLMKRRLSILEANRLKLKDITDVIATMELMPGAREFLDWLRARTQVIVVSDTFVEFARPMMEKLGWPTLLCHGLTIDAGGAIADYNLRQPDGKRKVVQAFKNLNYEVLAMGDSYNDVNMLKEAQQGILFRPPQNVIDEYPQFPVATTYDELKVIFGKALGEGVNREV; encoded by the coding sequence ATGCACATCATCTGTTCAGATCTGGAAGGCGTCTTTATCCCGGAAATCTGGATCAATGTGGCCGAACGCACGGGCATTGAAGAACTTCGGCTGACCACCCGGGATATTTCCGATTACGACGTGCTCATGAAGCGGCGCCTTTCCATTCTGGAGGCCAACCGCCTCAAGCTGAAAGACATCACCGACGTCATTGCCACCATGGAGCTCATGCCGGGTGCCAGGGAGTTCCTGGACTGGCTCAGGGCGCGAACCCAGGTGATCGTTGTCTCGGACACTTTTGTTGAATTCGCCCGCCCCATGATGGAGAAACTCGGCTGGCCCACGCTGCTCTGCCATGGCTTGACCATTGATGCCGGCGGGGCCATCGCCGACTACAACCTGCGGCAGCCCGACGGCAAACGCAAGGTGGTCCAGGCCTTCAAAAACCTGAACTACGAGGTGCTGGCCATGGGCGATTCCTACAATGACGTCAATATGCTTAAGGAGGCGCAGCAGGGAATTCTCTTCCGTCCGCCCCAGAACGTGATCGACGAATACCCACAGTTTCCGGTGGCGACCACTTATGACGAGTTGAAGGTGATATTTGGGAAGGCGCTTGGTGAGGGGGTAAACCGCGAAGTGTGA
- a CDS encoding acyl-CoA thioesterase: protein MSTESNRICHRTTYRVIYGDTDTMGIVYHANYLRWFEMGRTELFRHLGLPYREIEARGLMLPVSEVNCKYLTPARYDDILVIEATLNTAFRAGMQFDYTITSEDGSVTHTTGYTRHAFVNGQGKVVRPPDFIREMIKRAEG from the coding sequence ATGAGTACTGAATCGAATCGAATTTGTCACCGGACCACCTATCGGGTGATCTATGGCGATACCGACACCATGGGGATTGTTTACCACGCCAACTACCTGCGCTGGTTCGAGATGGGCCGTACCGAACTGTTCCGCCACCTGGGGCTGCCCTACCGGGAGATCGAAGCTCGGGGGCTGATGCTGCCGGTCTCCGAGGTCAACTGCAAATATCTCACACCTGCCCGCTACGACGACATTCTGGTGATCGAGGCCACGCTGAACACGGCCTTTCGCGCCGGCATGCAGTTCGACTACACCATCACCAGCGAAGACGGCAGCGTGACCCATACCACGGGATACACCCGCCACGCTTTTGTCAACGGCCAGGGGAAGGTGGTGCGCCCGCCGGATTTTATCCGGGAAATGATTAAAAGGGCAGAGGGGTAG
- a CDS encoding DUF167 domain-containing protein has translation MTFIIQEKPDGLIFKIRVQPRSSKNRIAGLHGDALKLNITAPPVDNAANKACSAFLASLLPVPKSAVQIVSGHTGRNKQVLIGCPECSPERETIRKLIRSWVDG, from the coding sequence ATGACTTTCATCATCCAGGAAAAACCAGACGGGCTGATCTTCAAGATCCGCGTACAGCCGCGATCTTCCAAAAACCGGATCGCCGGCCTGCATGGCGACGCCCTGAAGCTCAATATCACTGCGCCGCCGGTGGACAATGCGGCCAACAAGGCCTGCAGTGCATTTTTGGCCAGCCTGCTGCCCGTGCCCAAATCGGCTGTGCAAATCGTCTCCGGGCATACCGGGCGCAACAAGCAGGTCCTGATCGGCTGCCCAGAGTGCAGTCCTGAGAGAGAGACGATCCGCAAGCTGATCCGTTCATGGGTGGACGGGTAA
- a CDS encoding homoserine dehydrogenase has protein sequence MKQVNVAILGCGTVGTGVARLLLDNGDIIRDRIGCALHLKYVADIDMDRARGLDLAPGVMIPDAAAAIADPDVHIVVETIGGEGIAKKLIMGAIAGGKHVVTANKALLAKHGNAIIEAATARRVDLAYEASVGGCMPIIKAVRESLVGNRISGMTGILNGTCNYILSKITDEGVDFKTALAEAQAKGYAEADPTLDVGGYDAAHKLAILSALAFGMKINFDDVFIEGISRITPLDIEFAAQFGYRIKLLAIAKFDGESVEARVHPTMIPFDNLLSNVNSTLNAISIKADAVDEILLYGHGAGMMPTASAIVSDLADIARNLASDGAGRIPVMGFQADTIRSIPVMSMDDIVTNYYFRFDALDRPGVLAAISGILGKYAISLKSVHQKGRKANGSVPVVMLTHQAREADVSKALAEISVLDVMVGAPMLIRIEDQNGQD, from the coding sequence ATGAAACAGGTGAATGTTGCCATTTTGGGATGCGGTACCGTGGGAACGGGGGTGGCCCGTCTGCTTCTGGACAACGGGGATATCATCCGGGACCGTATTGGATGCGCGCTGCATTTGAAGTATGTCGCCGACATCGATATGGATCGGGCGCGCGGTCTTGATCTTGCACCGGGAGTGATGATTCCCGATGCAGCGGCGGCCATCGCCGATCCGGATGTCCACATTGTCGTCGAGACCATCGGCGGGGAGGGGATCGCCAAAAAACTGATCATGGGCGCCATTGCCGGCGGCAAACATGTGGTCACGGCCAACAAGGCGCTGCTGGCCAAGCACGGCAATGCCATTATCGAGGCAGCCACTGCCCGCCGCGTGGATCTGGCCTACGAGGCCAGTGTGGGCGGCTGCATGCCGATTATCAAGGCGGTCCGGGAATCCCTGGTGGGCAACCGGATCAGCGGTATGACCGGAATTCTCAACGGCACCTGCAATTACATCCTTTCAAAAATTACCGACGAGGGGGTCGATTTTAAAACCGCCCTGGCCGAGGCCCAGGCCAAGGGGTATGCCGAAGCCGATCCCACTCTGGATGTGGGCGGATATGACGCGGCCCATAAACTGGCCATTCTTTCGGCCCTGGCGTTCGGCATGAAAATCAACTTTGATGATGTTTTCATCGAGGGAATTTCCCGGATCACGCCGCTGGATATCGAATTTGCCGCCCAGTTCGGGTATCGCATCAAACTGTTGGCCATCGCCAAGTTCGACGGTGAGTCGGTGGAGGCGCGGGTGCATCCGACCATGATTCCCTTCGACAACCTGCTTTCCAATGTCAACAGCACGCTCAACGCCATCAGCATCAAGGCCGATGCCGTGGACGAGATCCTGCTGTACGGTCACGGGGCGGGCATGATGCCAACGGCCAGCGCCATTGTCTCGGACCTGGCCGACATCGCCAGAAACCTGGCGTCCGATGGGGCCGGCAGGATTCCGGTCATGGGCTTTCAGGCGGACACGATCCGTTCCATACCCGTCATGTCCATGGACGATATCGTGACCAATTACTACTTCCGTTTCGACGCCCTGGATCGGCCCGGCGTGCTGGCGGCCATTTCCGGTATTCTTGGGAAATATGCCATCAGCCTCAAGTCGGTTCACCAGAAAGGCAGGAAAGCCAACGGCTCGGTGCCGGTGGTCATGCTTACCCACCAGGCCCGCGAGGCGGATGTCTCCAAGGCCCTGGCTGAAATCAGCGTCCTGGATGTCATGGTCGGCGCGCCCATGCTGATCCGTATCGAAGACCAGAACGGGCAGGACTAA